In one Chitinophaga sancti genomic region, the following are encoded:
- a CDS encoding zeta toxin family protein codes for MKSENLIATAQELKRLGYEVHLTPVALPKREATIRAIKRYNKSGRYVPLGMIFDDFSNDPGLTYYLLKCEKPDLFKSFGAISTHVAFGQPYITVNIEGDNPAAMFKF; via the coding sequence ATGAAATCTGAAAACCTAATAGCAACGGCCCAGGAACTCAAACGCCTGGGATATGAAGTACATCTTACCCCAGTAGCTCTTCCAAAGCGGGAAGCCACTATCAGGGCTATAAAAAGATACAACAAGTCAGGCCGTTATGTACCATTGGGGATGATATTTGATGATTTTAGCAATGATCCCGGTTTAACCTATTACCTGCTAAAATGCGAAAAGCCGGATCTATTCAAAAGTTTTGGCGCAATTTCCACCCATGTTGCATTTGGCCAACCTTATATTACTGTCAATATTGAAGGAGACAATCCTGCTGCCATGTTTAAATTCTAG